ATGAGGGCCGGCATCCCCGCCGCCACATAGCGGCGAAAAGGGAGGAGCTCCGCCTGCTCCAGGGCCTCCCGGGGTTTGTCTACCCTGGGAAGGTCCAGATGGGAGTCGGTGGCCGTGTCCCCATGGCCGGGAAAATGCTTGCCTACCGGCTTGGCTCCTGAACGCAAGATCCCCCGGGCAAAGGCCAGACCCATGCGGGCCACCCGTTCCGGATCCGCCCCAAAGGAGCGAAGGCCGATGATGGGGTTTTGGGGATTGAGGTTGACGTCCAAAACCGGGGCCAGGTTCACGTCAGCCCCCAAGCGGCGCACCTGGCACCCCAGCGCCCAGCCCACCCGCTCCACCAGACCCTCGTCCCCACTGGCAGAAAGGGCCATGGCCGAGGGGAAGCGCACCACCCCCTCGCGGTAGGTGGTAAAGGGGCCTCCCTCCTGGTCCAGCATCACCACCAGCTGAGGGTCAAAAGCCTTCAGGCGTCGTACAAGGTCCACAGGATCCCGGCGCAGGTTGGATGGGTAGAGGATCACCCCGCTGGGCCGGACCCGGCGCAAAAGCTCGTAGGGAACCTCTTCTCCCTTAAAGCTCATCACCAGAAAGCTTCCCGCCTGCGCCGCTGCTGTACCGAGGCCCAGGGCTAAGGCCAAAAGCCTCACCTCCTCACCTCCTGGAGGGCTTCCCGTACACCTTTTTCCTCTAGAAGCCGCTCGGCCTCTTCAGGGGGAAGGCCTAAGGCCACCAAGGAGGCCAGTGCCGGGTCGGGATGGACCTTTAGCAAACGGAGGGCCTCTTCCTCCGATACACCCGCCATGGCCTCCACCATCTGGGCTCCCCGCTTACGCAGCTTCTCGTTCTCTGCCCGCATGCGGGCCATAAGGTTTCCATAGGTGCGACCCAAAAGGAGCATGACCAGAGTGGAGAAAAGGTTCAGCGCCGCCTTCTGAGCCGTTCCTGCTCCCAGACGGGTGCTCCCAGCGAGCACCTCGGGGCCGGTATCCAGCAGGATGGGGTGGTGGGCTTCTTGTAGGAGGGGGGTCTCGGGGTTGTTGGCCATGGCTATCGTGAGGGCCCCTGCTTCCTTGGCACCCCGGAGGACCCCAAGGGTGTAGGGGGTGCGGCCGCTGGCGGCCACCGCCACCAGGACATCCTGAGGATCCAGGCCTGCTCCTAGGCGATACCCTTCCTCGGCCCGGTCCTCCGCTCCCTCTAGGGAGGAAAGGAGTCCCTTCTCCCCTCCAGCCAGGAAGAAGCGCACCCGCGCGAAGCTGAAGGTGGGCCAGAGCTCCACCCCGTCGGCTACCGCTAGGCGGCCGCTGGTGCCCGCTCCAGCATAGACGAGGTAACCGCCCCGGCGGAGGCGTTCCGCCGCCCCCCTGGCGGCGGCCTCGAGGGAGGGCAGGGCCGCTTTGAGGGCAGAGAGGGCGCGGAGCTGGCCCTCGTATAGGGCTTCCAGCGCTTCCCTGGGAGGCCAGCGATCCAGGTCTTGGTAGCGGAACGCTTTCTCCTCCGTCATGATACCTCCGCAGCCAGCGTGTTGCCCACGGCCCGCCGCAAGGGAGCGATAGAGGGGCGGTGCCGGGTTGGGTGCACAGCGTTGGTAAGGAGGGCCCAGGCATACCCCCGTTCGGGGTCCAGGAACACGCTTACGCCGGTGAACCCCGTATGGCCGAAGGAGCCCCCTGAGGCCAGGCTTCCGCCGTGCCACCCAGGATGCTTTCGCTCCCATCCGAGGAACCGCTCGCCGTGAGGCGTGAGCATTTCCTCCCAAGCGGCCCGGGAAAGCCAGCGGCCCTGGAGGAGGGCTTGAAGCTCGCCCAGGACCCCCTCCAGCGTCCCAAAAAGCCCCGCGTGCCCCGCGGCTCCGCCAAGGGCAAAGGCGTTTTCATCGTGTACCTGCCCCCGCAACACTCTTCCCCGCCAAGGGCATCGCTCCGTGGCTGCGCTCTGCTCTGGGGGTGGGGAAAAGGTGAGGCCAGGTGGTAGGGCGA
The sequence above is drawn from the Thermus islandicus DSM 21543 genome and encodes:
- a CDS encoding N-acetylmuramic acid 6-phosphate etherase is translated as MTEEKAFRYQDLDRWPPREALEALYEGQLRALSALKAALPSLEAAARGAAERLRRGGYLVYAGAGTSGRLAVADGVELWPTFSFARVRFFLAGGEKGLLSSLEGAEDRAEEGYRLGAGLDPQDVLVAVAASGRTPYTLGVLRGAKEAGALTIAMANNPETPLLQEAHHPILLDTGPEVLAGSTRLGAGTAQKAALNLFSTLVMLLLGRTYGNLMARMRAENEKLRKRGAQMVEAMAGVSEEEALRLLKVHPDPALASLVALGLPPEEAERLLEEKGVREALQEVRR